From the Macadamia integrifolia cultivar HAES 741 unplaced genomic scaffold, SCU_Mint_v3 scaffold2491, whole genome shotgun sequence genome, one window contains:
- the LOC122066610 gene encoding UPF0481 protein At3g47200-like, whose amino-acid sequence MDVDEALASSIEAKLHPKPPFSSRACIFRVPHIFSRQRDGAFAPNIVSIGPFHHGHENLKNMEKYKLWYLHGLLSRTPTPQTSLKIFTKAIRQLEERARECYAEQLINLDTDEFVEMMLVDGCFIIELFRKKANSIGGGQRDDPISSTPWMDTYLRVDLMLLENQIPWFVLEYLFNLTVSPLQSSPSLAELALGFFNTLMPMTVPAKASSRLETKHLLDLLRNSIISVTTDIEVSQVTLENGHRELIPKVTDLVEAGVKFRKGNPKEILNIRFEDGVMEIPPLLIRGSTECLFRSLIAYEQCSSLMPSQITSYVMLLNVSLTHQKMCNY is encoded by the coding sequence ATGGATGTGGATGAAGCGTTGGCATCTTCCATTGAAGCAAAGCTTCATCCTAAGCCTCCATTCTCCTCTCGAGCTTGTATCTTCAGAGTTCCCCACATATTCTCTCGACAAAGAGACGGTGCTTTTGCACCTAATATAGTATCAATTGGCCCCTTTCACCATGGTCATGAAAATCTTAAGAACATGGAAAAATACAAGCTATGGTATTTGCATGGCCTCCTCTCTCGTACCCCAACTCCACAGACAAGTTTAAAGATATTCACTAAAGCCATTCGGCAGTTGGAGGAACGTGCACGTGAGTGTTATGCAGAACAATTGATCAACCTTGACACAGATGAATTCGTGGAGATGATGTTAGTTGATGGTTGTTTCATCATAGAACTTTTCCGCAAGAAGGCAAATAGCATAGGAGGAGGACAAAGAGATGATCCCATATCAAGTACACCTTGGATGGACACTTACTTGCGAgttgatttgatgttgcttgaGAACCAAATCCCATGGTTTGTTCTTGAATATCTATTCAACCTTACTGTGTCTCCACTACAAAGTAGCCCTTCCCTAGCTGAGCTTGCACTTGGTTTCTTTAATACTTTGATGCCAATGACAGTTCCTGCCAAAGCAAGCTCTAGGCTTGAAACGAAGCATTTACTTGACCTTCTGCGGAACAGCATAATTTCAGTTACTACAGATATTGAGGTGAGTCAGGTGACACTGGAGAATGGGCATAGGGAACTGATTCCTAAAGTGACAGACCTTGTAGAGGCTGGAGTCAAATTCAGGAAGGGCAACCCTAAAGAAATACTGAATATAAGATTTGAAGATGGGGTGATGGAAATACCACCATTGTTAATTCGAGGAAGCACAGAATGTCTATTTAGGAGTCTCATTGCTTATGAACAGTGTTCTTCGCTAATGCCTAGCCAGATCACATCTTATGTTATGCTTTTGAACGTCTCATTAACTCATCAAAAGATGTGCAATTACTAA